A single Cucumis melo cultivar AY chromosome 4, USDA_Cmelo_AY_1.0, whole genome shotgun sequence DNA region contains:
- the LOC103495009 gene encoding receptor-like protein kinase THESEUS 1 produces the protein MKFVSMSMVLSLVLFMCIGSYASFTPIDNYLISCGSTQNITFQGRTFVPDSGHSLLSNDGESSVVNSKGTTAPSPIYQSARVFTSIASYKFEIKKEGRHWVRLYFYPISKSERNLASASITVVTEKFVLLNNFTFKNYNGSFLFKEYAINVTSDSLTLTFIPSNGSVSFVNAIEVVSVPDELIPDQALALNPSAPFSGISELAFETVYRLNMGGPLLTSQNDTLGRTWENDMKYLHVNSSAVNVSASPGSIKYHAGVTPETAPNWVYATADAMGDPNVPNVNFNLTWVFSVEPSFQYFVRVHFCDIMSKALNNLVFNLYINSDNALGSFDLSSLTGDLGVPYYKDFISNSADSSTLTVSVGPDTMADITNATMNGLEIMKISNQAGSLDGTSSVESLFPDAPSKKNNIAIIVGSVLGAVVGLALIVLCYCCFVGRKSKTTQPAHPWLPLPLYGNSQTITKVSTTSQKSGTASFISLASSSLGRFFTFQEILDATNKFDENLLLGVGGFGRVYKGTLEDGMKVAVKRGNPRSEQGLAEFRTEIEMLSKLRHRHLVSLIGYCDERSEMILVYEYMANGPLRSHLYGTDLPPLSWKQRLDICIGAARGLHYLHTGAAQSIIHRDVKTTNILLDENFVAKVADFGLSKTGPSLDQTHVSTAVKGSFGYLDPEYFRRQQLTEKSDVYSFGVVLMEVLCTRPALNPVLPREQVNIAEWAMTWQKKGMLDHIMDPNLVGKVNPASLKKFGETAEKCLAEYGVDRPSMGDVLWNLEYALQLEETSSALMEPEDNSTNHIPTIQLTPLEPFDNSVSMIDGGNSGTDDDAEDAATSAVFSQLVNPRGR, from the coding sequence TCACCTTCCAAGGTAGAACGTTTGTTCCTGATTCTGGACATTCATTGCTCTCCAATGATGGTGAAAGCTCTGTTGTTAATTCAAAAGGTACGACTGCTCCATCTCCAATCTATCAATCTGCTCGGGTTTTCACGAGCATTGCTTCTTACAAATTCGAAATCAAGAAAGAAGGTCGACATTGGGTTCGGTTGTATTTTTATCCCATCTCAAAGTCAGAGCGGAATCTTGCATCTGCATCAATTACTGTTGTTACTGAGAAGTTTGTGCTGTTGAACAACTTCACTTTCAAGAACTACAATGGTTCTTTTTTGTTCAAGGAGTATGCAATCAATGTCACTTCAGATTCCTTGACCCTTACTTTCATTCCGTCCAATGGTTCTGTTTCGTTTGTTAATGCGATTGAAGTTGTCTCCGTGCCTGATGAGCTGATACCTGACCAAGCATTGGCTTTGAATCCATCTGCTCCTTTCAGTGGCATCTCAGAACTTGCTTTTGAAACTGTTTACCGGCTGAATATGGGGGGTCCTTTACTCACTTCGCAAAATGATACGCTTGGAAGGACTTGGGAGAATGATATGAAATATCTCCATGTCAACAGTTCTGCAGTGAATGTCTCTGCCAGCCCGGGGAGCATAAAATATCATGCCGGTGTGACTCCAGAAACTGCACCAAATTGGGTTTATGCAACTGCAGATGCCATGGGAGACCCAAATGTACCAAACGTGAACTTCAACTTGACTTGGGTTTTCTCTGTTGAGCCAAGTTTTCAATACTTTGTCAGAGTGCACTTTTGTGATATTATGAGCAAGGCTCTCAATAATCTGGTTTTCAATCTTTACATCAATTCTGATAATGCTCTGGGAAGCTTTGATCTATCGTCTTTAACAGGTGACTTGGGTGTGCCTTATTACAAAGACTTCATTTCCAACTCTGCAGATTCATCTACTTTGACTGTTAGTGTTGGTCCAGATACAATGGCAGACATCACCAATGCAACCATGAATGGATTGGAGATTATGAAGATAAGCAACCAAGCTGGGAGCTTGGATGGAACGTCATCTGTTGAAAGCCTGTTCCCAGATGCGCcttcaaagaaaaacaacatAGCAATCATTGTTGGTTCTGTCTTGGGAGCTGTAGTAGGACTTGCTTTGATCGTCTTGTGCTATTGCTGTTTCGTAGGACGCAAGTCAAAGACTACTCAACCAGCACACCCTTGGCTGCCTTTGCCCTTATATGGGAACTCTCAAACCATTACAAAAGTATCAACAACTTCTCAAAAGAGTGGAACTGCAAGCTTTATTTCTTTGGCTTCTTCCAGTCTCGGCAGATTCTTCACATTTCAGGAAATTCTTGATGCTACCAACAAATTTGATGAAAATCTGCTCCTTGGAGTTGGTGGTTTTGGTAGGGTTTACAAGGGAACACTTGAAGATGGTATGAAAGTTGCTGTTAAAAGAGGTAACCCAAGATCAGAACAAGGTCTTGCCGAATTTCGAACTGAAATAGAAATGTTATCAAAGCTACGACATCGTCATCTAGTGTCTCTTATTGGCTACTGTGATGAAAGATCAGAAATGATTCTTGTCTACGAGTATATGGCAAATGGACCTCTCAGGAGTCACTTGTATGGAACAGATCTACCACCTTTGTCATGGAAGCAACGACTTGATATTTGCATTGGTGCTGCAAGGGGGCTTCATTATCTTCACACTGGTGCAGCTCAAAGCATAATACACCGAGATGTTAAAACCACAAACATTCTCTTGGATGAGAATTTCGTTGCCAAAGTTGCAGACTTTGGTCTCTCAAAAACCGGGCCATCTCTGGATCAGACTCATGTAAGTACTGCTGTCAAGGGTAGTTTTGGTTACCTTGATCCTGAATACTTCAGGCGACAACAGCTCACTGAGAAGTCAGATGTATATTCATTCGGAGTCGTGCTAATGGAAGTTCTCTGCACGAGGCCAGCACTAAACCCGGTTCTGCCCCGAGAACAAGTCAACATAGCTGAATGGGCAATGACCTGGCAGAAGAAGGGCATGCTAGATCATATTATGGACCCAAATCTGGTTGGTAAAGTTAATCCAGCGTCGCTTAAGAAGTTTGGTGAAACAGCTGAGAAGTGTCTGGCTGAGTATGGGGTTGACAGGCCATCCATGGGAGACGTCCTGTGGAACCTGGAATATGCTCTTCAACTCGAGGAAACTTCATCTGCTCTAATGGAACCTGAAGACAACAGCACAAATCACATCCCTACCATCCAACTGACCCCACTTGAGCCATTTGATAATAGTGTAAGCATGATTGACGGAGGGAACTCTGGCACCGACGATGATGCAGAAGATGCTGCAACAAGTGCAGTATTTTCACAGCTTGTAAATCCTCGCGGGAGATGA
- the LOC103495008 gene encoding uncharacterized protein LOC103495008 → MGRFSRHVSILLLVFMSGLLQIHGADTLTCYKSKSPCRFKQMRCPAECPSKSPSNHTDKVCYVNCESPVCKAECKSSKPNCNGPGSACLDPRFIGADGIVFYFHGKSNEHFSLVSDPDLQINARFIGLRPAGRSRDFTWIQALGFLFNSHSFSLEAKRAATWDNKVDHLKFMYNGKEVVIPDGHLSQWKSSESNIIVQRTSNSNSVLLTLPEIAEISVKVVPITKEDDRIHNYRIPKDDCFAHLEIQFRFHGLSSKVEGVLGRTYQPDFINPAKPGVAMPVVGGDKEYRTSSLLSADCSACLFSSARISNKVDPKIRQYSFIDCSGGSTSGNGIVCRK, encoded by the exons ATGGGGAGATTTAGCAGACATGTCTCTATCCTTCTTCTGGTGTTCATGTCTGGTTTGTTGCAGATACATGGTGCCGATACGTTAACTTGTTACAAGAGCAAGAGCCCGTGTCGTTTCAAGCAGATGCGTTGCCCAGCAGAATGCCCATCAAAATCACCATCAAACCATACTGATAAAGTTTGTTACGTAAACTGTGAATCGCCTGTATGCAAAGCAGAGTGCAAAA GTTCAAAACCAAACTGTAACGGTCCCGGCTCGGCATGCTTGGACCCCAGGTTCATTGGTGCTGACGGTATTGTGTTCTACTTCCATGGAAAAAGCAATGAACACTTCAGCTTGGTATCTGATCCCGATCTGCAAATTAATGCACGGTTCATTGGACTAAGGCCTGCAGGCAGATCCAGGGACTTCACATGGATTCAAGCTCTTGGTTTCCTCTTCAATTCTCACTCCTTTTCACTTGAGGCCAAACGAGCAGCAACTTGGGACAACAAAGTCGATCACTTGAAATTCATGTACAACGGAAAAGAAGTAGTTATACCAGATGGTCATCTCTCACAATGGAAGTCCTCAGAAAGCAATATCATCGTTCAAAGAACATCAAACAGCAACAGTGTCTTGCTAACTCTCCCTGAGATAGCAGAGATATCAGTTAAAGTTGTACCAATTACTAAAGAAGATGATAGAATTCATAACTACAGGATACCAAAAGATGACTGTTTCGCTCACTTGGAAATCCAGTTCAGATTCCACGGCCTCTCGTCAAAGGTTGAAGGAGTGCTTGGGAGGACTTATCAACCTGACTTCATAAACCCTGCAAAGCCAGGAGTTGCAATGCCTGTTGTAGGAGGTGACAAGGAGTACAGAACCTCATCGCTCCTCTCTGCCGATTGCAGTGCTTGTTTGTTTTCCTCTGCCAGAATCTCAAACAAAGTAGACCCAAAGATAAGGCAATATAGCTTCATAGACTGCTCTGGAGGAAGCACGAGCGGAAATGGAATAGTTTGCAGAAAATAA